Proteins from a genomic interval of Mycobacterium conspicuum:
- a CDS encoding acyl-CoA dehydrogenase: protein MASWAGNPSFDLFQLPEEHQELRAAIRALSEKEIAPHAADVDENSRFPEEALAALNASGFNAVHVPDEYGGQGADSVAACVVIEEVARVCASSSLIPAVNKLGTMGLILRGSDELKKQVLPTLVDGAMASYALSEREAGSDAASMRTRAKADGDDWILNGAKCWITNGGKSTWYTVMAVTDPDKGANGISAFVVHKDDEGFTVGPKERKLGIKGSPTTELYFENCRIPGDRIIGEPGTGFKTALATLDHTRPTIGAQAVGIAQGAVDAAIAYTKDRKQFAQSISSFQAVQFMLADMAMKVEAARLMVYSAAARAERGEADLGFISAASKCFASDVAMEVTTDAVQLFGGAGYTVDFPVERMMRDAKITQIYEGTNQIQRVVMSRALLR from the coding sequence ATGGCTAGCTGGGCGGGAAACCCGTCATTCGATCTGTTCCAACTCCCGGAGGAACACCAGGAGCTTCGGGCGGCGATCCGCGCCCTGTCGGAGAAGGAGATCGCCCCGCACGCGGCGGACGTCGACGAAAATTCGCGGTTCCCCGAGGAGGCGCTGGCGGCGCTGAACGCGTCGGGCTTCAACGCGGTCCACGTGCCCGACGAGTACGGCGGCCAGGGCGCCGACTCGGTGGCCGCCTGCGTCGTGATCGAAGAGGTGGCCCGCGTCTGCGCTTCGTCGTCGCTGATCCCGGCGGTCAACAAGCTCGGCACCATGGGCCTGATCCTGCGCGGCTCCGATGAGCTGAAGAAGCAGGTGTTGCCGACGCTGGTCGACGGCGCGATGGCGTCCTACGCGCTGAGCGAACGCGAGGCCGGCAGCGACGCCGCGTCGATGCGCACCCGGGCCAAGGCCGACGGCGACGACTGGATCCTCAACGGCGCCAAGTGCTGGATCACCAACGGCGGCAAGTCGACCTGGTACACGGTGATGGCGGTGACCGATCCGGACAAGGGCGCCAACGGCATCTCAGCCTTCGTCGTACACAAGGACGATGAGGGGTTCACCGTCGGGCCGAAGGAGCGCAAGCTCGGGATCAAGGGCTCACCGACCACGGAGCTGTACTTCGAGAACTGCCGCATCCCGGGCGACCGGATCATCGGCGAGCCGGGCACCGGCTTCAAGACGGCGCTGGCCACGCTCGACCACACCCGGCCCACCATCGGCGCGCAGGCGGTGGGCATCGCCCAGGGCGCGGTGGACGCGGCGATCGCCTACACCAAGGACCGCAAGCAGTTCGCCCAGTCGATCAGCAGTTTCCAGGCCGTCCAGTTCATGCTGGCCGACATGGCGATGAAGGTGGAGGCCGCCCGGCTGATGGTCTACTCCGCCGCCGCCCGCGCCGAGCGCGGCGAGGCCGACCTGGGCTTCATCTCGGCGGCGTCGAAATGCTTCGCCTCCGACGTGGCCATGGAGGTCACCACCGACGCGGTGCAACTGTTCGGCGGCGCCGGCTACACGGTCGACTTCCCGGTCGAGCGGATGATGCGCGACGCCAAGATCACCCAAATCTACGAGGGCACCAACCAGATTCAGCGCGTGGTGATGTCGCGGGCGTTGCTGCGCTGA
- a CDS encoding MFS transporter: protein MVRVALASLVGSTIEFYDFFLYGTAAALVFPHVFFPHLGSTMATIASLATFAAAFFSRPVGAGIFGHFGDRLGRKTTLVATLLIMGLSTVAVGALPGAATIGVAGPLILLGLRLLQGIALGGEWAGSALLVAEHAPGAKRGQYGMSTPLGAGLGLVLANLALLTVDFTIGENSPAFLSWGWRLPFLFSAVLIVVALYVRLNIAETPVFASHQAEQTSRTVPRAPIAELFRAQRRQVLLASGCAVGPFTLSFMAATYLMNYARIELGHPKNLILLVGVLGGLTMTPCTALASVWSDRVGRRRVLMGGFAAALPWSFAVLPLLDTGNRALFGVGIVGTYAIVGSLTGPLTSFIPEIFATRYRYTGAGLAFNTGGVIGGALPPMLAGALMATTGGWAVGLMMATLILVSLGCTALLPETAGTALASV from the coding sequence ATGGTCCGAGTGGCCTTGGCCAGCCTGGTGGGCTCGACGATCGAGTTCTACGACTTCTTTCTCTACGGGACCGCGGCGGCGCTGGTATTCCCCCATGTGTTCTTTCCGCACCTGGGATCCACCATGGCGACCATCGCGTCCCTGGCCACCTTCGCGGCGGCATTCTTCTCGCGACCCGTGGGCGCGGGCATCTTCGGCCACTTCGGTGACCGCCTCGGCCGGAAAACCACGCTGGTCGCCACGCTGTTGATCATGGGCCTGTCGACCGTGGCGGTGGGCGCGCTGCCGGGCGCGGCGACCATCGGGGTCGCCGGGCCGCTGATCCTGCTCGGGCTGCGGTTGCTGCAGGGCATCGCCCTCGGCGGTGAATGGGCCGGATCGGCGCTGCTGGTCGCCGAGCACGCGCCCGGCGCCAAACGGGGGCAGTACGGCATGTCCACGCCGCTGGGCGCCGGCCTGGGCCTGGTGCTGGCCAACCTTGCCCTGCTGACGGTCGATTTCACCATCGGAGAAAACAGCCCGGCATTCCTGAGTTGGGGTTGGCGGTTGCCGTTCCTGTTCAGCGCCGTGCTGATCGTGGTCGCGCTGTATGTGCGGCTGAATATCGCTGAGACGCCGGTCTTCGCCTCGCATCAGGCCGAACAGACGTCGCGCACCGTGCCACGCGCGCCGATCGCTGAGCTTTTCCGCGCCCAGCGCCGCCAGGTTCTTCTCGCCTCGGGCTGCGCGGTTGGACCGTTCACCCTGAGCTTCATGGCGGCGACGTATTTGATGAACTACGCCCGCATCGAACTGGGGCACCCGAAAAACCTGATCCTGCTCGTCGGGGTGCTCGGCGGCCTGACGATGACCCCGTGCACGGCCCTGGCTTCCGTGTGGTCCGACCGGGTGGGGCGCCGGCGCGTCCTAATGGGTGGCTTCGCCGCGGCGCTGCCCTGGTCTTTCGCCGTGCTGCCGTTACTGGACACCGGCAATCGGGCGTTGTTCGGCGTCGGCATCGTCGGCACCTACGCGATCGTGGGGTCGCTAACCGGACCGCTGACCTCGTTCATCCCGGAAATCTTCGCGACCCGCTACCGCTACACCGGTGCGGGACTGGCCTTCAACACCGGTGGCGTGATCGGCGGCGCGCTGCCGCCGATGCTGGCGGGCGCCCTGATGGCAACGACCGGTGGCTGGGCCGTCGGGCTGATGATGGCGACCCTGATTCTCGTCAGCCTCGGCTGCACGGCGCTGTTGCCGGAAACGGCGGGAACCGCATTGGCCTCCGTGTGA
- a CDS encoding PP2C family protein-serine/threonine phosphatase codes for MSLLLVEDDRGDAVLVEDLIAEAVADIDVVWAQSMAHAERAMESARPDCVLLDLNLPDASGIDALDRIAKHDATVPIVVLTGLNDEYFGASAVAAGAQDYLVKGRVEPEMLRRALLYAIERKRAELIAADLHASQLRARENALLERGLLPSPRLLDEPGVDIVTRYRPSRKNALLCGDFYDVVQTPDRVTHVLIGDVAGHGPDEAALGAALRIAWRTLTFAGIDAADRMPQLEQVLHAERTEKGVFATVLSVEIPPDGAPPTAVRAGHPGMLLHGPDTVEWIEPPFGPALGLHADEWPRHKIEVPAGHGLLLLTDGLFEGYSGRGRERLGEDGLLALARAHAGLPGAKFVDALIDGAEERARAHGGLIDDIAVVRVERTTE; via the coding sequence CTGTCGCTGCTGCTGGTCGAGGACGACCGCGGCGACGCCGTGCTGGTCGAAGACCTCATCGCCGAGGCGGTCGCCGACATCGACGTGGTTTGGGCGCAGTCGATGGCGCACGCGGAGCGCGCGATGGAATCCGCCCGACCCGACTGCGTCCTACTGGATTTGAACCTCCCCGACGCCAGCGGAATCGACGCGCTCGACCGCATCGCCAAGCACGACGCGACCGTTCCCATCGTCGTATTGACCGGGCTGAACGACGAGTACTTCGGGGCTTCCGCGGTCGCCGCCGGCGCGCAGGACTACTTGGTCAAGGGGCGCGTGGAGCCCGAAATGCTGCGCCGCGCACTGCTTTACGCGATCGAACGCAAACGCGCCGAGCTCATCGCCGCGGATCTGCATGCAAGCCAGCTTCGGGCCCGCGAGAACGCACTACTCGAACGCGGCCTGCTGCCCTCGCCGCGGTTGCTGGACGAGCCGGGTGTCGACATCGTCACCCGCTATCGGCCCAGCCGCAAGAACGCGTTGTTGTGCGGAGATTTCTACGACGTCGTGCAAACCCCGGACCGGGTGACCCATGTGCTGATCGGCGACGTCGCCGGCCACGGACCTGACGAAGCGGCCCTGGGCGCGGCATTGCGGATCGCCTGGCGCACGCTCACGTTCGCCGGCATCGACGCCGCGGACCGGATGCCGCAGCTGGAACAGGTGCTGCACGCCGAACGCACCGAAAAAGGCGTCTTCGCAACGGTTCTCAGCGTGGAGATCCCGCCCGACGGCGCCCCGCCCACCGCGGTGCGCGCCGGGCATCCCGGGATGCTGCTGCACGGTCCCGACACGGTGGAATGGATCGAACCCCCGTTCGGCCCCGCGCTGGGCCTGCATGCCGACGAGTGGCCGCGGCACAAGATCGAAGTGCCAGCGGGACATGGGCTGCTGCTGCTGACCGACGGCCTGTTCGAGGGGTATTCGGGGCGCGGCCGCGAACGCCTCGGCGAGGACGGCCTGCTGGCGCTGGCCCGCGCGCACGCGGGCTTGCCCGGTGCCAAGTTCGTCGACGCGCTCATCGACGGTGCCGAGGAACGCGCGCGGGCCCACGGCGGACTCATCGACGACATCGCGGTGGTGCGCGTGGAGCGGACCACCGAGTGA
- a CDS encoding sensor histidine kinase: MTADRSRRPQLTVRGWQFLVLLSMGLLVLLGAVAGAALLSRTDEMTREMTDTILPARVAAADLQAALRDQETGLRGYVISADRQFLAPYYDGEHDELAAAAEVRRRIGSHPDLIADLDAIEKASAAWRATYADPLIASVAPNTPSLVTSATAERGKAEFDHIRGLFTVQNDDLARARAHAADEIRRVDDWRDRVLVAMVVVFCATATFLGLLTRYAVTLPLQSLAAACRRITQGHFDEAITPPRRPTDVRRMALDVEDMRQRMVEELEASRSARMLLDEQTIELRRSNAELEQFAYVASHDLQEPLRRVASFCQLLEKRYGDKLDERGLEYIGFAVDGAKRMQVLINDLLSFSRVGRVGAVSAEADLEAALDDAVANLATALEESDAEIVRPAQRLPRVVGDPTLLTMLWQNLIGNAVKFRRADQPPHIVIECKQRAGEWFVTVTDNGIGIDKEYVDKVFVIFQRLHGRDRYSGTGLGLALCKKIVEHHGGTIRIDASYDGGTRFEFTLPVSESSESSDADARRVATRQGAPE, encoded by the coding sequence GTGACCGCCGACCGGTCCCGCCGGCCACAGCTGACGGTGCGGGGATGGCAATTTTTGGTGCTGCTGTCGATGGGCCTGCTGGTGCTGCTCGGCGCCGTGGCCGGCGCGGCGCTGCTAAGCCGCACCGATGAGATGACGCGCGAGATGACCGACACCATCCTGCCGGCGCGCGTCGCGGCGGCCGACCTGCAGGCGGCGCTGCGCGATCAGGAGACGGGTCTGCGCGGTTATGTGATCTCCGCCGATCGGCAGTTCCTCGCCCCGTACTACGACGGCGAGCATGACGAGCTGGCGGCGGCGGCCGAGGTGCGGCGCCGAATCGGCTCCCACCCCGACCTGATCGCGGATCTGGATGCGATCGAGAAGGCCTCCGCCGCCTGGCGGGCGACCTACGCCGATCCGCTCATCGCGAGCGTGGCCCCCAACACTCCCAGCCTGGTCACCAGCGCCACGGCCGAACGGGGCAAGGCCGAATTCGACCATATACGTGGGCTTTTCACGGTGCAGAACGACGACCTGGCCAGGGCGCGAGCGCATGCCGCCGACGAAATCCGGCGCGTCGACGACTGGCGCGACCGGGTGCTGGTCGCCATGGTCGTGGTGTTCTGCGCCACCGCGACTTTCCTGGGACTGCTCACCCGGTATGCGGTCACCCTCCCGCTGCAATCGCTGGCCGCGGCGTGCCGGCGAATCACCCAGGGCCACTTCGACGAAGCCATCACGCCGCCGCGCCGCCCGACGGACGTTCGACGCATGGCGCTGGACGTGGAGGACATGCGGCAGCGGATGGTGGAGGAGCTCGAGGCGTCGCGGTCGGCTCGGATGCTGCTGGATGAGCAAACGATCGAATTGCGCCGCTCCAACGCCGAACTCGAGCAGTTCGCCTACGTGGCCTCGCACGATCTGCAGGAGCCGTTGCGAAGGGTCGCGTCGTTCTGCCAGCTGCTCGAGAAGCGGTACGGCGACAAGCTCGACGAGCGCGGTCTGGAATACATCGGGTTCGCGGTCGACGGCGCCAAACGCATGCAGGTGCTCATCAACGATCTGCTCAGCTTTTCCCGGGTCGGCCGGGTGGGCGCGGTCAGCGCCGAGGCCGACCTGGAAGCCGCGCTGGACGACGCGGTGGCCAACCTCGCCACCGCGCTCGAGGAATCCGACGCCGAGATCGTGCGCCCGGCGCAGCGTCTTCCCCGGGTGGTCGGGGACCCCACCCTGCTAACGATGTTGTGGCAGAACCTGATTGGCAACGCGGTGAAGTTCCGGCGCGCGGATCAGCCGCCCCACATCGTCATCGAATGCAAACAGCGCGCCGGTGAGTGGTTCGTGACGGTGACCGACAACGGCATCGGCATCGACAAGGAGTACGTCGACAAGGTATTTGTGATCTTCCAGCGGCTGCACGGCCGCGACCGATACTCCGGCACCGGTCTGGGTCTGGCGTTGTGCAAGAAGATCGTCGAGCACCACGGCGGAACCATCCGCATCGATGCGTCCTACGACGGGGGAACCAGGTTCGAATTCACGCTGCCGGTAAGTGAATCCAGTGAATCCAGTGACGCCGACGCGCGGCGTGTGGCAACCCGACAAGGAGCACCCGAATGA
- a CDS encoding response regulator: MTPATRPIEILLVEDDPGDELITREAFEDNKLQNRLHVAHDGEEGLNYLYQRGEFQDARRPDLILLDLNLPKYDGRQLLEKIKSDPDLSRIPVVVLTTSSAEEDIVRSYNLHANAYVTKPVDLDQFINAVRQIDEFFLQVVRLPQG, translated from the coding sequence ATGACACCAGCCACCCGCCCCATCGAGATCCTGCTCGTGGAGGACGACCCGGGCGACGAGCTCATCACCCGGGAAGCCTTCGAGGACAACAAGTTACAGAACCGGTTGCATGTCGCGCACGATGGCGAGGAAGGATTGAACTACCTTTACCAGCGCGGCGAATTCCAGGATGCGCGGCGGCCCGACCTCATCCTGCTGGACCTGAATCTGCCGAAATACGATGGCCGCCAGCTGCTCGAGAAGATCAAGTCCGACCCCGATCTCAGTCGCATCCCGGTGGTCGTGCTGACCACCTCCTCGGCGGAGGAGGACATTGTGCGCAGCTACAACTTGCACGCCAACGCCTACGTCACCAAGCCGGTCGACCTCGACCAGTTCATCAACGCGGTCCGTCAGATCGACGAGTTCTTCTTGCAGGTGGTTCGCCTGCCGCAAGGCTGA
- a CDS encoding CoA transferase, with amino-acid sequence MPNSKPPKPLDGFRVLDFTQNIAGPMAGQVLADLGAEVIKVEAPAGEAARHITAVLPGRPPLATLFLPHNRGKKSVIADLTDAETKEQILRLVDTADVVLEGFRPGVMERMGLGPDEMRSRNPKLIYARLSAYGGNGPHGSRPGVDLMVAAESGMTTGMPTPSGKPQIIPFQLVDAASGHVLAQAVLAALLNRERHGVGDTVRVAMYDVAVSLQASQLTIHLNKPSEAPKPESAPNAKKRKGVGFATQPSDAFKAADGYLVISAYVPKHWAKLCQIIGRPELIDDERFATQRSRAINYPELTEELESALAAKTAAEWVAALQEGGLMACLAYTWKQVVSTELFAENELALTVGSGDEQISVVRLPARYSSFDAAATDPPPAPGQHTDEFLGVTEPA; translated from the coding sequence ATGCCAAACAGCAAGCCCCCCAAGCCACTTGACGGTTTCCGGGTACTCGACTTCACGCAGAACATCGCCGGGCCGATGGCCGGTCAGGTGCTGGCCGACCTGGGCGCCGAGGTCATCAAGGTCGAGGCGCCGGCCGGCGAGGCGGCCCGGCACATCACCGCCGTGCTGCCCGGACGCCCGCCGCTGGCCACGCTGTTCCTGCCGCACAACCGCGGCAAGAAGTCGGTGATCGCGGACCTCACCGACGCCGAAACCAAGGAGCAGATCCTGCGGCTGGTGGATACCGCGGACGTCGTGCTGGAGGGGTTTCGCCCCGGCGTGATGGAACGCATGGGCCTGGGCCCGGACGAAATGCGTTCCCGCAACCCCAAACTCATCTACGCGCGCCTGTCCGCCTACGGCGGCAACGGACCGCACGGCAGCCGGCCGGGCGTCGATCTCATGGTCGCGGCCGAGTCGGGCATGACCACCGGGATGCCGACACCGAGCGGCAAGCCGCAGATCATTCCGTTCCAACTCGTCGACGCCGCCAGCGGTCACGTGCTGGCCCAGGCGGTGCTGGCCGCGCTGCTCAACCGCGAACGCCACGGCGTGGGCGACACCGTGCGCGTCGCGATGTACGACGTGGCGGTCAGCCTCCAGGCCAGCCAATTGACCATCCACTTGAACAAGCCCAGCGAGGCTCCCAAACCGGAATCGGCGCCAAATGCCAAGAAGCGCAAGGGTGTTGGCTTTGCCACCCAGCCGTCGGACGCGTTCAAGGCCGCCGACGGCTACCTGGTCATCAGCGCCTACGTGCCCAAGCACTGGGCAAAGCTGTGCCAGATCATCGGCCGGCCGGAGCTGATCGATGACGAGCGGTTCGCCACCCAGCGCTCGCGGGCAATCAATTACCCCGAGCTGACCGAGGAACTGGAGTCGGCGCTGGCCGCCAAGACCGCCGCCGAATGGGTTGCGGCGCTACAGGAGGGCGGGCTGATGGCCTGCCTGGCCTACACCTGGAAGCAGGTCGTGAGCACCGAGCTGTTCGCCGAGAACGAGCTCGCGCTCACGGTCGGCAGCGGCGACGAGCAGATCTCGGTGGTCCGCCTGCCCGCCCGCTACTCGAGCTTTGACGCCGCGGCCACCGATCCCCCGCCCGCCCCCGGCCAGCACACGGACGAGTTTCTGGGCGTCACGGAACCAGCTTGA
- a CDS encoding class I SAM-dependent methyltransferase, whose product MVAAGRARATRDALIDDPFAEPLVRAVGLDFFSRWAAGELASADVDDPGAAWGMQRMTELLAARTRYIDAFFAEAAAAGIRQVVILAAGLDARGYGLAWAPGTTVFEIDQPQVIEFKTGTLTGLGATPTAEVRNVAIDLRDDWPTALRQAGFDTQRPAAWAAEGLLGFLPPDAQDRLLDNVTALSADGSRLVAEVFVNTGASGAALDAATSRWRDRGLDIALDNLSFPGDRNDAATYLGERGWRVDRTTLNQLLAHNGLPLQSANPEAPFGGNYYCTAALHERKAD is encoded by the coding sequence ATGGTGGCCGCGGGACGCGCCCGGGCTACCCGGGACGCGCTGATCGACGACCCGTTCGCCGAACCGCTGGTGCGCGCCGTCGGCCTGGACTTCTTCTCCCGCTGGGCCGCCGGGGAACTCGCGTCCGCCGACGTCGACGACCCCGGCGCGGCGTGGGGCATGCAGCGCATGACCGAGCTGCTGGCCGCGCGCACCCGCTACATCGACGCGTTCTTCGCCGAGGCCGCCGCGGCCGGCATCCGGCAGGTGGTCATCCTGGCCGCCGGCCTCGACGCGCGGGGATACGGCCTCGCCTGGGCGCCGGGAACGACGGTGTTCGAAATCGACCAGCCGCAAGTCATCGAGTTCAAGACCGGCACCCTGACCGGCCTCGGCGCCACACCCACGGCCGAGGTGCGCAACGTCGCGATCGATCTGCGCGACGACTGGCCGACGGCGCTGCGACAAGCCGGATTTGACACCCAGCGGCCGGCCGCGTGGGCGGCCGAGGGGCTGCTGGGGTTCTTGCCCCCGGACGCGCAGGACCGGTTGCTGGACAACGTCACCGCGCTCAGCGCCGACGGCAGCCGACTGGTGGCCGAGGTCTTCGTGAACACGGGCGCCAGCGGGGCCGCCTTGGATGCCGCCACCAGCAGGTGGCGCGACAGGGGCCTCGACATCGCGCTGGACAATCTGAGCTTTCCCGGCGACCGCAATGACGCGGCCACCTACCTGGGCGAGCGTGGCTGGCGGGTGGACCGCACCACTTTGAATCAGTTGTTGGCGCACAACGGTTTACCCCTGCAGTCCGCCAACCCCGAAGCCCCGTTCGGGGGAAACTACTACTGCACGGCGGCGCTGCACGAACGAAAGGCCGACTGA
- a CDS encoding cation transporter: protein MTITHPVGDGAVGEVRCHGAVPAWPIPVGWDAGWHRDARWARWLAWVSLAVVLVEGVIGLWQGLAVGSVALTGWALGGGAEALASAMVVWRFSGARTMSRTAERRAQRGVALSFWLTAPYIAAESIRDLAGGHHAETSLIGIGLTALALVLMPTLGRANHRLGTRLRSQATEGEGTQNYLCGAQAAGVLVGLAITAFWAGGWWVDPLIGLGIAGVAVWQGIRAWRGRDCGC from the coding sequence ATGACCATCACCCATCCCGTCGGCGACGGCGCCGTCGGCGAGGTTCGCTGCCACGGAGCCGTACCCGCCTGGCCGATTCCGGTCGGCTGGGACGCCGGGTGGCATCGGGACGCCCGGTGGGCGCGGTGGCTGGCCTGGGTGAGCCTGGCCGTGGTGCTCGTCGAGGGCGTCATCGGGCTGTGGCAGGGCCTGGCGGTCGGATCGGTCGCCCTGACCGGGTGGGCCCTCGGCGGCGGGGCCGAGGCGCTGGCCAGCGCGATGGTGGTGTGGCGTTTCAGCGGCGCCCGCACGATGTCTCGCACCGCGGAGCGCCGCGCCCAGCGTGGTGTGGCGCTGTCGTTTTGGCTGACCGCGCCGTACATCGCCGCCGAGTCGATTCGCGACCTGGCCGGCGGGCACCACGCCGAAACGTCGCTGATCGGCATCGGCCTGACGGCGCTGGCGCTGGTGCTGATGCCGACGCTGGGCCGGGCCAACCATCGATTGGGCACCCGGCTGCGCTCGCAGGCCACCGAGGGCGAGGGCACGCAGAACTATCTGTGCGGGGCCCAGGCCGCCGGTGTGCTGGTCGGGCTTGCGATCACGGCATTCTGGGCGGGCGGCTGGTGGGTCGACCCGCTGATCGGGCTCGGCATCGCCGGCGTCGCGGTGTGGCAGGGTATCCGCGCCTGGCGGGGCCGCGACTGTGGTTGTTAG
- the ctpC gene encoding manganese-exporting P-type ATPase CtpC, translating to MRVRVAWVRCNARRAVAVEDAVAQCNGVRVVHAYPRTGSVVVWYSPKRCDRAAVLKAIDDAAHVAAELIPARAPHSSEIRNTDVLRMVIGGAALALLGVRRYVFARPPLLGASGRVVASGVTIFTGYPFLRGALRSLRSGRAGTDALVSAATVASLILRENVVALTVLWLLNIGEYLQDLTLRRTRRAISELLRGNQDTAWVRLADGAEVQVPIDTLQIGDQVVVHDHIAIPVDGDVLDGEAVVNQSAITGENLPVSVGVGSHVHAGSVVVRGRLVVRAEAVGNQTAIGRIITRVEEAQHDRAPIQTVGENFSRRFVPTSFIVSAITLAVTGDVRRAMTMLLIACPCAVGLATPTAISAAIGNGARRGILIKGGSHLEQAGRVDAIVFDKTGTLTVGRPVVTNIVAMHSDWQPEQVLAYAASSEIHSRHPLAEAVIRSTEERHISIPPHEECEVLVGLGMRTWADGRTLLLGSPSLLRAEKVKVSKKASEWVARLRRQAETPLLLAVDGTLVGLISLRDEVRPEAAAVLKKLRANGIRRIVMLTGDHPDIAEVVANELGIDEWRAEVMPEHKLEVVRDLQGEGYVVGMVGDGINDAPALAAADIGIAMGLAGTDVAVETADVALANDDLHRLLDVRDLGARAVDVIRENYGMSIAVNAAGLLIGAGGALSPVLAAILHNASSVAVVTNSSRLIRYRLD from the coding sequence ATGCGCGTTCGGGTCGCATGGGTCCGGTGCAACGCCAGGCGCGCCGTCGCGGTCGAAGATGCCGTCGCCCAGTGCAACGGGGTGCGGGTGGTGCACGCCTACCCGCGCACCGGATCCGTCGTGGTGTGGTACTCCCCCAAGCGTTGCGACCGCGCCGCCGTCCTGAAGGCGATCGACGACGCCGCGCACGTCGCGGCCGAGCTGATACCGGCCCGCGCGCCGCACTCCTCGGAGATCCGCAACACCGACGTGCTGCGCATGGTCATCGGCGGCGCCGCGCTGGCCCTGCTGGGCGTGCGCCGCTACGTGTTCGCGCGCCCGCCGCTGCTCGGCGCGAGCGGCCGGGTGGTCGCCAGCGGCGTGACCATCTTCACCGGCTACCCGTTCCTGCGCGGCGCGCTGCGCTCGCTGCGCTCGGGTCGGGCCGGCACCGATGCGCTGGTCTCGGCGGCGACGGTGGCCAGCCTCATCCTGCGCGAGAACGTGGTCGCGCTGACCGTGCTGTGGCTGCTCAACATCGGCGAGTACCTGCAGGATCTGACGCTGCGACGGACCCGGCGGGCCATCTCGGAGTTGTTGCGCGGCAACCAGGACACGGCGTGGGTGCGTTTGGCCGACGGCGCCGAAGTGCAGGTGCCGATCGACACGTTGCAGATCGGCGACCAAGTGGTGGTGCACGACCACATCGCGATCCCGGTCGACGGCGACGTCCTCGACGGCGAGGCCGTCGTCAACCAGTCCGCGATCACCGGTGAGAACCTGCCCGTCAGCGTGGGCGTGGGGTCACATGTGCACGCCGGTTCGGTCGTCGTGCGCGGGCGGCTGGTGGTGCGCGCCGAAGCCGTCGGCAACCAGACCGCCATCGGGCGCATCATCACCAGAGTCGAAGAGGCGCAACATGATCGGGCGCCCATCCAGACGGTCGGCGAGAACTTCTCCCGCCGCTTCGTGCCGACCTCGTTCATCGTGTCGGCGATCACCCTGGCCGTCACCGGCGACGTCCGGCGCGCGATGACCATGCTGCTGATCGCCTGCCCGTGCGCGGTCGGACTGGCCACCCCGACCGCGATCAGCGCGGCGATCGGCAACGGCGCCCGCCGCGGCATCCTGATCAAGGGCGGATCCCACCTCGAACAGGCGGGCCGAGTCGACGCGATCGTGTTCGACAAGACCGGGACGTTGACGGTCGGGCGGCCGGTCGTCACCAATATCGTTGCCATGCACTCCGATTGGCAGCCGGAGCAGGTGCTGGCCTATGCCGCGAGCTCGGAGATCCACTCCCGTCACCCGCTGGCCGAAGCGGTGATCCGCTCGACCGAGGAACGCCACATCAGCATCCCGCCGCACGAGGAGTGCGAGGTGTTGGTGGGCCTGGGCATGCGCACCTGGGCCGACGGGCGGACCCTGCTGCTGGGCAGTCCGTCGCTGCTGCGCGCCGAGAAGGTCAAGGTGTCGAAGAAGGCGTCGGAGTGGGTCGCCAGGCTGCGCCGCCAGGCCGAGACGCCGTTGCTGCTCGCGGTGGACGGCACGCTGGTCGGGTTGATCAGCCTGCGCGACGAAGTGCGGCCCGAGGCGGCCGCGGTGCTGAAGAAGTTGCGGGCCAACGGCATTCGCCGGATCGTCATGCTCACCGGCGATCATCCCGACATCGCCGAAGTCGTCGCCAACGAGCTGGGAATCGACGAATGGCGCGCCGAGGTGATGCCGGAGCACAAGCTCGAGGTGGTGCGCGACCTGCAGGGCGAGGGCTACGTCGTCGGCATGGTCGGCGACGGCATCAACGACGCCCCGGCGCTGGCGGCCGCCGATATCGGAATTGCCATGGGGCTGGCCGGAACTGACGTCGCGGTCGAGACCGCCGACGTGGCCCTGGCCAACGACGACCTGCACCGCCTGCTCGACGTGCGCGACCTGGGCGCGCGGGCCGTCGACGTGATCCGGGAGAACTACGGCATGTCCATCGCCGTCAACGCGGCCGGGTTACTGATCGGGGCGGGCGGGGCGCTGTCCCCCGTGCTGGCCGCGATCCTGCACAACGCGTCCTCGGTTGCGGTGGTGACCAACAGTTCTCGGCTGATCCGCTACCGCTTGGACTGA
- a CDS encoding DUF1490 family protein, with amino-acid sequence MAVYGLLAKAAGTVVTGFVGVTAYELARKALNKAPLHETAVRSAELGLRGTRKAEEAAESARLKIADVMAEARERIGEEAPPPAVGNVHEHDH; translated from the coding sequence ATGGCGGTGTACGGGCTGTTGGCAAAGGCCGCGGGGACGGTAGTCACGGGATTCGTCGGAGTCACCGCCTACGAACTGGCGCGCAAAGCCCTCAACAAGGCTCCGCTGCACGAGACCGCCGTCAGAAGCGCCGAGCTCGGGCTGCGCGGGACCCGCAAGGCCGAGGAGGCCGCCGAGTCGGCGCGGCTCAAGATCGCCGACGTGATGGCCGAGGCGCGCGAGCGCATCGGCGAAGAGGCCCCCCCACCGGCCGTCGGTAACGTGCACGAGCACGACCACTGA